From the Mesotoga prima MesG1.Ag.4.2 genome, the window CGTCTGTTTAACCATCTCTTCAAGTGATTCAAAAGAAAGGTCGTTTCCAAATCTATCTTTAAACCAGTTTAGCGAATTCGTCGCTGAGAGAATTACCGCCATATGGTAGAAATCCCTACCCGTGACATGTCTAAAAAGATGAATTCCGCCAGATCTATCTGGTATCCCCTGTTTAGTCAAGGCTACCACTGTACCGGAGGTCCCGATGCTTATCATTGCGTCTCCCGTCTTCTCGACACCGCAACCATAAGCCGACGAAGCATTATCTGCTCCTCCGTTAACTACCGGAATGCCTTCTAGCTCCGAAAGGGAGGGCGAACTTACTGTCCCCACGATCGTACCTGACCCGATCAATTCGGGATATGAACGAGGATCAATACCGATTATTTCTGGAATTCTCTCATCGAATTCCCCTTCAATATCCAGCATAGAAGTTCCTGAAGCATCGGAGAAGTCAGTTACAACACGTCCCGTCAATTTCATTACGACGTAGTCTTTCGGAAGCATCCATTTCTTGATCTTCTTGAACCTCTCAGGCTCACTCTCTGCCAACCAGAGGATTTTGGGAAGCGTGAATCCTGTCAGTACTGGATTTCCGAAACTTCCTATTACTTTTTCTTCTCCTCCCAACAAGTCCGTAACTTTTGCACACTGGCTTTCAGTTCTCTGATCGCACCAAAGGATCGCCGGATAGACAACCTTCCCTTCTGCATCAACGGCAACAAGGGAATGCATTTGACCGCTGACGGAAATTGCCGATGGCAGTCGACCTCCCTTTGCAACTAGATCTCTCAAAACAACGCAAACTGCGTCCCACCAAATCTCTGGATGCTGCTGTGCCCAACCGGGCTTCGGGGTTTCCATAGGAATAGGTTTTGAAGAAGAAGTCAAGATTTTTCCGCTCTTATCAACCGAGATTCCTTTAACAGAATTTGTTCCTACGTCTATACCGAAAAACGTACCCATGACAAATCTCCTTTATACTAAATCGACCGTCTTACGATCAATTATGTGTAGAGCTGCTCCTATCATTTTCGAGCTTGCCATGCCTTTTTCGTGGAGCATGCTCCTTATTACTTTCACGTTCTGCCCAGTAGCGTATAGAACCCTTGAGTTGACAAAATCGAGCAGATTGCGCAATGATACTTCCGGAAGTATCGAAGCAACTCCGCCAAGAACAACAACTTCCGGATCCAAGGAATTTACGATGTTAACAATTCCTACGCCAAGGCTTCTCTCGATCTCACGAAGAAGTGGTTCATAACTTGCATCTGTTGAGCGCAGACAGTTGAGATACTTCTCATTGTTACTGGTTCCTTTGAGTTCAAGCCCCAACTCAGTTGCTAGATTGACGATGGCTTCAGTAGAGGCGATAGTTTCCCAGCAACCAAAGTTTCCGCAGTAGCATTTCTTGCCGTCAATCTGAACCGTCATGTGGCCAAATTCGCCGGCAGAATAATCGCGCCCTCTATAAATCTGGCCGTCAAACATAACACCGCACCCGATTCCCTCAGATACATAGACGAAGACAATATCTCTTACTGACACTACATCTGGATTGTTCCACTTCTCAGCAATCAACGAGAGATTTGCTTCATTATCAAGAAAAACCGGATACCGTCGAGAGAGCCGTTCTCTGAGTACGAGATCCTTCCATCCGAGATGAGGCACGTATACGATTCTGGAATTCTCCACATCAACGATTCCCGGAACTGACAACGAGTATCCGAGGAATCTGGATTTTGGAATATTTCTCGAAATCAAGGAAGTCTTTTTAGTTAAGAGATCCATGAACTGATCAAAGTCACGTGGAGTTCTAAATCTACTCACAACTGAAACTGAGCCATCAAAGAATCCCTTACCTATAATTGTCTCTTCGACACCAATATCGATGACTACAGACATGAACGCCTTTCTGTTTAGTCTAAGGACGATTGCCTTTCTCCCAATTCGACCGGTCTCTTCTGCTCTCACTTCCTCGCAAAGACCCATTGATAGAAAATCCTTGATTATTTTCGTCACCGTGCTTGGATTCAACCCCGATGCTACTGCAAGATCTCTTCGAGTAGTAGCGGGATTCTTTCTAAGCAACTGAAGAATCAGCTTTCTATTTGATCTTCCAATATTCTCTGAATCCAGCTTTTTACCAACCAAGCTGAAATCCCCCTTTCTACTCTAGCTTACTATTAATAAGAGATTTGATTAAATCTAAACAGAACCGTTTAGAGACAGCTGGTGGGGAATATCGCCCATAAGATGATTCTTCCTAATTTATTTATTGCCGCAAACAATTGAAAGAATCTTCTTCGCCCAGACTCTAAAAAACTTTCCGACCAAGCAGCGAAACTCAAGAATAACGGACAAGTGATTCTTACTTGAGGCCTGGACGGATTTGAATCGCTAGTATGATTCTATCAGCTAAATGAATGATGCTAACGATGAAAGTTACTGCCAGTTCCGAGAATTTCCAGAATCTGTCGGTTTTTTGCCGATTATTTAGATTATCGAACCCGAGACTCTTCAAAAGCGGTTTGTTTTATGGTCATTCATTTCTGGCATAAATGGTCTTACTTGTTATCTTTGAATTGAATGATCAACAAGCAGTTCTTTAGTATAATTGTCTCAAGGATTATTACAAGGAGGTCCTGCCTGTGCTTCTCGAACGAATCAAGTATATAGATTGGCCTGCTTATGATTTTCTTCTTTGTCTTATGAGGGTCAACTGTAATGAGATGATAATCGAAGCCTACAAAGAACAAGATTTCAAAGATCAGTTTGTGCCTGACCCAGAGCTCCTTGAATGGGCAAAGGAAACAAAGAAGATTCTTCCTGACGATATAAAAGAGCTTCTCGAGCGATTTTTTGACTGTGAAACGTACTTCGGCGCAGGAACCTTTTCTCTTGTCCAGGAGAGAAATCTACGAGAACCCGAGGAGTTCATCAAAGCTCTCAAGAGCACATCCGAGAAAAGCATACTAGGGCGTTTCCTAAGAACTGGATTTGGAACCGATGTCAAGTCTAGAGACTCTTCTCAATTCGAGGAATTAGTTGAAAGGCTGACGGTAGATGAAAAGGAGATGCTCCTTTTCATAACTGAGAGTACTATTTTCTCGTCTTTTCAAAAGGCAAATCTTCTTGGATTTCTTGAAAACCCGGCTGAAACAAAACAGGATCTGATATATCTCTTTGAATGGTTCCTTGAAAATGTTTTCAACAGAATGCGGGACGAAGTTAGGAGGTCGAACGAGAAGCATCTGAAGAACCTTGAGGAATACATTCGAAAGGGGGGCACATCGTATATTGAAAAATTGAACCTCTTGAGTTTCTTTGACATCCTCGAGACGGTTCAAACTATAGAATTGAGTGTATCGCCATTCCTGGGCCTAGATCAAGCCGGCCTTATGGTTATGAAAGACAGATACCTCTTTATTCTCGGATATGACAGAATAGAAGTCCCCTTCAGGGAGAAAGATGAGAAACTTCAATGTATCGACGTCTTTAGCGCTCTGGCCCACAAAGAAAGGCTTGCAATACTTAGAGAACTTAGCAGAGAGCCTCATCGACCAGTTTCCCTTGCAAAAAAATTGCGAATCTCCGCCGGCGACCTGAGCAATCATCTCGAGAAGCTTAAAAAGGGGAGGCTCCTTGAAAGTGTTTATGATGGTGAGTATGTTGAATACACAGTCAATGCAAAAGAACTCAAGAGGCTTGTTAGCGAATCGCTTGACAAGCTGCTTGAAGAGCAGAACTAAATCGATCAACGATTAACCCTATTTAAACAGAAACGGGGCTCTTCAGCCCCGTTTATATTTGAACTGTATCGCCTATCGCTCGACGAAATCTTCCAGAATCTTCACAAACAACTCCGTGTCCTCAAGAATAACACTGTGTCCGTAGTCAGGAAGCACACGGATTTCAACATCCCGAAGTATTCTCTCGAATCTCCTTGCCATCTCTTCAGTAACAATATTGTCAAGCTTTCCAACTACGACGAGGTGCGGAACCTCAATCTCACTGAGCGCTTCAGTGAAATCGTACTTTTCAAGCGCTCTAGCGTTCTCTACAAAACATCTTCCATCCATCAACAGAGCTTCGTCGACAAGCTGCTCAAGAAACTCGTCTACTTCACGGGTCGGCATTACACCAATCAGAGCCTTTTTAAGAAGCTCTCTATTCCCTCTGTACATCTCTAGATATGGGTAAACCTCTTCTGGAGTCTTTAGACCATCGGGAGGGGCAGGATCCACCAAAATGACTCGATCGATCAGATCAGGCCTCTTAATGACTGCACTCTGAGCAACAGCTCCCCCAAGAGAATGGCCAACAAGAACCACACCATCTAATTCCATCTCAAGTATGAAATTAATCACGTAGTTGGCGTAATTATCGATACTCACCTCTTCAAGTCTGTCAGATCTCCCGAAATTCGGCAGGTCGATTGCATAACCTTTTAATCCACTGGGGAGAATCTTGAGAGCAGGTTCAAACCATTTGCTCGACGCGAAATTACCATGGACGAATACCACGGGAATCCCATCGTCGCCCACTGTTTCAAGATAGAAGATCTTTTTGTCAACTATCCTTACGTACTGTTCGGCTATTGACCTTTCCATTACCAGATCCCTCCTGTCAGACTTGTGTGTTCTGTGTTCCTCACTTCTCATATTAACATTCAAAGCACAGTTCGAGGAAACCTCTTTGGTTTCATAGGCGAAAAGTCTCTCAGTCCGAAAGAAATTTGCTCCAAGTGCGCATATTCCAAAGAAGACTATGAGCAACTTTTCAAGTATACACACTCACCTCTCAAATAATCTCCTTTTTACAAACCCAGGTATGAGCGCTTTACGTGTTCGTTGTGCATCAGGTCATCAGCAGTGCTTTCAATTGCAAGGGTCCCATTTTCTATTACGTACCCCCTATCAATGACTTTTAGGCCCTGTCGAACGTTTTGCTCGGAAAGGATCATGGAAACTCCCTCGGATTTGATCATTGAGAGTTTCTCAAAGAGCTCTGTAACCAAAGTGGGCTGAAGTCCAACTGATGGCTCATCTAGAATTAGAAGCCGTGGGACTGCCATAAGAGATCGTCCAACTGCAAGCATTCTCTGTTGCCCACCGCTCATTGTTCCAGCCAATTGATAAGCCCGCTCTTTGAGTACTGGGAAAATTCCGAACACGAATTCCAGCCTCTCATTTACTTTGTCTCTAGCTTCCTTTATGTAGGATGCACCGATCTTGAGATTCTCTAAAACAGTCATAATTGGGAACAGCTCACCATCCTGAGGCACTACTGAAATCCCTTTTCTTACGATGGAGTGTGTTTCATAAGGAAGCAGTGATTCGCCTTCGAAGAGAATCTCGCCCGACCTTGGCTTTACGAGACCAATGATCGAGTTGATCAGAGTTGTCTTTCCCGCACCGTTAGGACCGAAAAGCCCGACAGCTTCCGCTCCGACATTGAAGGAGAAGTCCGTAATTACCTGAATCCTCCCGTATGAGACAAATAGATTCTTGACTTCGAGCATCAGGCATCCTCCCCCAAATAAGCAGTTATAACGTTGTGCTGTTGCGATACTTCACTGTAAGGTCCCTCTGCAAGGATAGTACCCCTATCAAGTACTATGACTCGCTCCGTTATTTCTCTAATTACGCTCATGACGTGCTCTATTATGCATATCGTCACGCCTGTTCCTCTAATCTTTCTTACGGTATCTATCATTTCTCTGGTTTCGTCCATGTTTAATCCCGACATAACCTCGTCAAGAAAGAGGATCTTCGGTTTTGTGGCCATCGCTCTTGCGATCTCTATCTTCTTGATATCAAGAACAGTTATCTTATCAAGAGTTTGATCGGGCTCTTCAAGTCCTATTGTTTCACAAAGCCTAAGAGCGCTCTTTTTGCTCTCCTTAAGCTTTTCGCCGTTTCCAAAAAGTCCTCCGACCATTATGTTTTCAACAACTGTGAGGTTCTTTAACGGTCGAGCAATCTGAAAAGTCCTTGCGATCCCAAGGTTGCATCTTTTGTGTGCTGGAAGAAAAGTGATATCGATGCCGTCGAATATAATTTTTCCCTCGCTCACCATATGGACTCCCGATATAAGATTTGTTAGAGTCGTCTTCCCTGCACCGTTTGGTCCAATCAAACCGAGAATTTCACCCTGTTGGATCTCCATAGAGACGTTATCTACGGCGACTAGTCCACCGAAACGTTTTGTGACTTTATCAAGCTTAAGTATACTCATTTTATCGTTCCTCCAGACGGCGTTTTCTGAATCCCGTAACATCTTTGATTGCGCCATACACACCGTTCGGCAAAAAGAGAACTACCACAACTATGATTACACCGTAGAAAATCAAATGTCCATAGGGCATTATTAACTTGAGATACTCAGATGAAAGACCCAGAATAATGGCGCCAAGGACTGGGCCAATAGTTGAGTATATTCCTCCCACCAACGCCATGGCTATCGGTAGAAGAAGATAATGAGCTGAAAAACTGCTCTCTGGATAAACAAATCCATACTGAAGTGCGTATGTTGAACCTATTACTCCTTGTATTATCGAAGTCACAACGAAAACAAATATCAGATATTTGTAGATATTTACTCCATGGGACTTAGCTACTGTTTCATCGGCTCTAATAGAATCGATCGCAAAATGAACTCTAGTTCTCTGAAACACTTCTGAAACCACAATTGTACCCACTGTAATACCCAACATGAGCCAGTAAACTTTGACTGAATCGTAGTTAAAAAGAGTTGTGTAAACTATCTTTCCACTTGGGCCTCCGGTAAGCTTATTCAGATTCCTTATGACTACCATGAATACGCTTGCGAGAGCCATTGTTGTTATTGCGAAATACAAACCACGCAATCGCAGAATTGCCATACCCAGTAAGAGAGAGACTCCTCCAGCCAAAAGACCTCCCAGGATAATCCCTACAAGTGGGTCCACACCGAAGTCAGCGACTGCAATGATTCCTGTATAACCGCCGAGCCCGAAAAAACCAGCCGTACCAAAAGACAACTGACCCGTTCTGAGCATCATATCCCAGCTGATCGACAACGTCATGAACGTCAAGATAGTTATGGCAACACTTATGAAGTAAGCCTCAGTCACAACGGGAAGAAGAGCGGCTGCGATGAGCAATATGATAATAACAAGTGACTTTGTGATCTTCATAGTGATTGCCTCCTTAGGGATCTGATCATTATGACAGCTATCAGAACTCCAAAGAATACTATGTCTGACCAGCCGGCATAACCAGGTATAGATTGCACAATAGCTTCCCCAACTCCGAGAACAATACCACTAACAAGAATTCCGGGAAGATTTCCAAGTCCAGCCATTGCAACTAGACAAAAAGATTTCATTGTAAATGCCGAACCGACAGAAGGAAAGATTGCAAATCTTGGTACCATGACTCCTGCGGCAATTCCCAGAATAGCAATCGATATCCCAAACACAAAGAGATACACGAAACCCGTGTTGATCCCAACAATTTTCGCGCCCTGTGGATTCTGACCGACGGCAAAAGTTGCCTGCCCTAGTCTTGTCTTCTTCAGAAAGAGCTGAAGTGCAATTAGCACTGCAAAAGCAAAAACAACATACAATAGCTCATAAGTGCCGAATCTTACACCTGCAATTGTTGTAGACGAAGAAGAGTACTCAACGTAGACACTTCTAGGTCTTGATGTCCAGATGAGATTCATTGCTTCCAGTACAATCATCGATATTCCAAATGTGAGAAGCAACTGGTTCAAATGACCTGACTTCATTACTCTCGTAATAGTCAACTTATAGATCACCACTCCGAGGCCAAACAATAGAAAAAAGACTGGGATAATGGACACGAGAGGATCCATTCCTAGGTTTGTGGCAAAAAGATAGACAAAATAGATGCCTAGCGAGAGGAAATCGCCGTGGGCAAGGTTCATAATTCCTACAACTCCAAGAGTTAACGAAAGAGGCAAACCGACCAAAGAATATAGGCTTCCTCTTTGGAGTCCATAAATGGCGGCGTGAGGCTTCCAAATAGCCACCACGATAATTACAGCAATCAGGAGAAAGAGATTCCTGTGCTTTCTCAAGAACGAGATGCTCTCCAAGTCAGTCACCACCCAAGCTACAGCTTATTAGATAGTAAGGTCGGGCACGAGTGCCCGACCTCACACTACTTATCTTCCTTCCCAAGAAGGAAATGGATAAATCGGTTCAGCGGTCTTGAGATTTAGCGGCCAAATAACCTGCTGTTCTCCGCCCTGCCACTGAAGTATTTTCTGACCAGTGAATCCCTGATGCTTTATTACATTGCTTGGAGACATCTTTAGGACTTCTCCTATCGGTGAAGCGTATTCTACTTCTTCTAGTGCCTTTATCAGTTCTGCCTTGTCAAGAGTTCCCGCGGCTTTGATTCCTTCCGCAAGGAAGTAGATGTTTGTATATCCCAGTGGTGCGAAATAAGTTGCCGGTTCTTCATTGTACTTTTCGATGTAAGCATTCCAGAAGTGCTCTGCAGTTGGACTTACCTTGTTTATTGTTGGTGCCCACATTCCGTAGAGTGTTACCGCTTCTGCTAGAGGAGAATCTCCGAAATGTGCCGGCCAGCCTGGAGGTGCTCCAACAAAGAACTTTGGAGCAAAACCAATTTCCTTAGCCTGCTGAAGCATCGGAAGAGCATCGGCATCGTAACCTGCCCAAACAAAAAGGTCCGGGTCATAGGCCTTAGCCTGCTGAAGCATTGCTCTGTAGTCTCCTCCACCAAGCGCCGCACTCTTGAAGGAGACTCCCATATAGTCTCCCATGACAGCTGCCCACGCACCTTCTCCCTGATTGGCCTGAGATTGAAGCACAAGATAGGATTCATGAGAGGCAGATCCAAAACCGCCTTCTTCATAGGCAAGGAAGATTTTCTCAATTTCGATGTCGGGATAAGCCTCAGCTAATTCTGTCCAACCCAGACCGTAGCTGGCACCCTGCTGGTAGTCCCATGGATGAAGATGAAAATACCAGTCGGCGTCCGGTCCAACTGCATTCTCGCATAGATATGAAGCCGCGCCGCTCCAGATAGTGATCTTCTGATACCTTTTCATTACTGGGATCTGCGCAAGATGGACTGAAGATGCCATACCTCCAACAAAGAAATCAACCTTATCTACTGTAGCAAGTTTCTCAATTGCTGCAGCTCCCTTTTCGGGCTTCAGCTCGCTATCCACTACAATTAGCTCCAGAGGTCTACCAAGTAATCCCCCTGCAGCGTTGATTTCGTCGATGGCAAGCTTCATTGCTTTTGCAGACTGGTCACCCGTGATATCTCCCAGGGGTACGACGGCACCAATCTTGATTGGAGTGGCAGCAAATGCAACAAAAGCAGTTACAGCTACCACCAATAATACTAACAGTACTCTTTTCACTTTCCCACCTCCTACGTAGGTTGTTCATAACGATTTTTGGTGCACTAGTACATCTAGACTTCATTACAGAAACGCAGTATTTACGATTTGCAAGAGATTAGACTCTCTTTACTACTACTGCGGTTCCCATTCCGCCGCCAATACACAAAGAAGCTAGACCAAACTCGAGATTTCTCTTCTCCATTTCATACAGGAGAGTAACTATTATCCTGTTTCCCGATGCGCCTATCGGGTGGCCAAGAGCAATCGCACCTCCATTGACATTAGTTCTCTCAAGAAGCCATTCCCTTGAAACCCCGTAGATCTCCATGAGACCCTTCAGTACTGACAGAGACTGAGAAGCGAATGCCTCATTAAGCTCTATCAACTCCATATCCTTTATGTTCATTGAGACCTTTTTGAGTGCCTTTTCGACCGCTGGAACGGGACCGAATCCCATATAGGCGGGGTCAACACCGGCCTGAGCGTAAGCGACTATTTCTGCTATCGGCTTCAATCCGTATTTTTTTACTGCGTCTTCGCTCGCAAGGACTGTTGCACTGGCACCGTCATTTATTCCAGAAGAATTCCCGGCGGTTACTGAACCATCTTTCTTGAAGGCCGGCCTGAGTTTGCCAAGGATTTCCATGCTGGTATCTCTTGGGTGTTCATCGGTATCGAAAACGACGTCTCCCTTTCTTCCCCTTATCACAACCGGAACGATTTCATCTTTGAACCTTCCTGTCGCAATCGCTTCCTTGGCTCTCTTCTGGCTTTGAAGTGCAAATTCGTCCTGCTCGAACCTGCTTATACCGTATTTCTCGGCCAGATTTTCAGCAGTTACTCCCATGTGGTAGTCATTGAAAACGTCCGTAAGGCCATCCCGTATCATATGATCAACTATGGTACCGCTGCCCATTCTATATCCGAACCTTGCTTTGTCTAGCATGTATGGGGCAATAGACATATTCTCCATACCGCCGGTAAGTACTAGCTCGGCTTCGCCTGTGAGAATATCTTGCGCCCCTATCATTGTGGACTTCATTCCTGAACCACAAAGCATATTTACTGAGTATCCGGGGCTCTCAATAGGAACACCTGCACCAATCGATACCTGCCTTCCCGGTCCCATACCCTGGTTTGCAGTTAGAATACAGCCCATTATCGTCTCTTGAATCTTCTTAGGATCGACCTTCGACTGCTCTATTGCGGCTTTTGAAGCAGTAACTCCAAGATCCACGGCCGGTACATCCTTTAAAGTTCCTCCAAAAGTACCGATTGCAGTCCTTTTTGCACCAACAATGAAGACCTTTTTCATCAAGAACCTCCTATAT encodes:
- the xylB gene encoding xylulokinase — translated: MGTFFGIDVGTNSVKGISVDKSGKILTSSSKPIPMETPKPGWAQQHPEIWWDAVCVVLRDLVAKGGRLPSAISVSGQMHSLVAVDAEGKVVYPAILWCDQRTESQCAKVTDLLGGEEKVIGSFGNPVLTGFTLPKILWLAESEPERFKKIKKWMLPKDYVVMKLTGRVVTDFSDASGTSMLDIEGEFDERIPEIIGIDPRSYPELIGSGTIVGTVSSPSLSELEGIPVVNGGADNASSAYGCGVEKTGDAMISIGTSGTVVALTKQGIPDRSGGIHLFRHVTGRDFYHMAVILSATNSLNWFKDRFGNDLSFESLEEMVKQTPSGSNGVVFLPYLNGERTPHRDPSARGTLFGFSSFHSRGDVFRSIYEGVGFALREGAELIESLGSEMNNVRIVGGGSRSETWCQIVADNLGKTIWLPEVDEGAAYGSARLAAEALGIGTSSWIRMKKEFRPNGDFRAVYDNVFSIYKELYPKIRDSYKKISKVQESITK
- a CDS encoding ROK family transcriptional regulator; translation: MVGKKLDSENIGRSNRKLILQLLRKNPATTRRDLAVASGLNPSTVTKIIKDFLSMGLCEEVRAEETGRIGRKAIVLRLNRKAFMSVVIDIGVEETIIGKGFFDGSVSVVSRFRTPRDFDQFMDLLTKKTSLISRNIPKSRFLGYSLSVPGIVDVENSRIVYVPHLGWKDLVLRERLSRRYPVFLDNEANLSLIAEKWNNPDVVSVRDIVFVYVSEGIGCGVMFDGQIYRGRDYSAGEFGHMTVQIDGKKCYCGNFGCWETIASTEAIVNLATELGLELKGTSNNEKYLNCLRSTDASYEPLLREIERSLGVGIVNIVNSLDPEVVVLGGVASILPEVSLRNLLDFVNSRVLYATGQNVKVIRSMLHEKGMASSKMIGAALHIIDRKTVDLV
- a CDS encoding ArsR/SmtB family transcription factor, with translation MLLERIKYIDWPAYDFLLCLMRVNCNEMIIEAYKEQDFKDQFVPDPELLEWAKETKKILPDDIKELLERFFDCETYFGAGTFSLVQERNLREPEEFIKALKSTSEKSILGRFLRTGFGTDVKSRDSSQFEELVERLTVDEKEMLLFITESTIFSSFQKANLLGFLENPAETKQDLIYLFEWFLENVFNRMRDEVRRSNEKHLKNLEEYIRKGGTSYIEKLNLLSFFDILETVQTIELSVSPFLGLDQAGLMVMKDRYLFILGYDRIEVPFREKDEKLQCIDVFSALAHKERLAILRELSREPHRPVSLAKKLRISAGDLSNHLEKLKKGRLLESVYDGEYVEYTVNAKELKRLVSESLDKLLEEQN
- a CDS encoding alpha/beta fold hydrolase; amino-acid sequence: MERSIAEQYVRIVDKKIFYLETVGDDGIPVVFVHGNFASSKWFEPALKILPSGLKGYAIDLPNFGRSDRLEEVSIDNYANYVINFILEMELDGVVLVGHSLGGAVAQSAVIKRPDLIDRVILVDPAPPDGLKTPEEVYPYLEMYRGNRELLKKALIGVMPTREVDEFLEQLVDEALLMDGRCFVENARALEKYDFTEALSEIEVPHLVVVGKLDNIVTEEMARRFERILRDVEIRVLPDYGHSVILEDTELFVKILEDFVER
- a CDS encoding ABC transporter ATP-binding protein — its product is MLEVKNLFVSYGRIQVITDFSFNVGAEAVGLFGPNGAGKTTLINSIIGLVKPRSGEILFEGESLLPYETHSIVRKGISVVPQDGELFPIMTVLENLKIGASYIKEARDKVNERLEFVFGIFPVLKERAYQLAGTMSGGQQRMLAVGRSLMAVPRLLILDEPSVGLQPTLVTELFEKLSMIKSEGVSMILSEQNVRQGLKVIDRGYVIENGTLAIESTADDLMHNEHVKRSYLGL
- a CDS encoding ABC transporter ATP-binding protein: MSILKLDKVTKRFGGLVAVDNVSMEIQQGEILGLIGPNGAGKTTLTNLISGVHMVSEGKIIFDGIDITFLPAHKRCNLGIARTFQIARPLKNLTVVENIMVGGLFGNGEKLKESKKSALRLCETIGLEEPDQTLDKITVLDIKKIEIARAMATKPKILFLDEVMSGLNMDETREMIDTVRKIRGTGVTICIIEHVMSVIREITERVIVLDRGTILAEGPYSEVSQQHNVITAYLGEDA
- a CDS encoding branched-chain amino acid ABC transporter permease, with amino-acid sequence MKITKSLVIIILLIAAALLPVVTEAYFISVAITILTFMTLSISWDMMLRTGQLSFGTAGFFGLGGYTGIIAVADFGVDPLVGIILGGLLAGGVSLLLGMAILRLRGLYFAITTMALASVFMVVIRNLNKLTGGPSGKIVYTTLFNYDSVKVYWLMLGITVGTIVVSEVFQRTRVHFAIDSIRADETVAKSHGVNIYKYLIFVFVVTSIIQGVIGSTYALQYGFVYPESSFSAHYLLLPIAMALVGGIYSTIGPVLGAIILGLSSEYLKLIMPYGHLIFYGVIIVVVVLFLPNGVYGAIKDVTGFRKRRLEER
- a CDS encoding branched-chain amino acid ABC transporter permease, with protein sequence MESISFLRKHRNLFLLIAVIIVVAIWKPHAAIYGLQRGSLYSLVGLPLSLTLGVVGIMNLAHGDFLSLGIYFVYLFATNLGMDPLVSIIPVFFLLFGLGVVIYKLTITRVMKSGHLNQLLLTFGISMIVLEAMNLIWTSRPRSVYVEYSSSSTTIAGVRFGTYELLYVVFAFAVLIALQLFLKKTRLGQATFAVGQNPQGAKIVGINTGFVYLFVFGISIAILGIAAGVMVPRFAIFPSVGSAFTMKSFCLVAMAGLGNLPGILVSGIVLGVGEAIVQSIPGYAGWSDIVFFGVLIAVIMIRSLRRQSL
- a CDS encoding ABC transporter substrate-binding protein → MKRVLLVLLVVAVTAFVAFAATPIKIGAVVPLGDITGDQSAKAMKLAIDEINAAGGLLGRPLELIVVDSELKPEKGAAAIEKLATVDKVDFFVGGMASSVHLAQIPVMKRYQKITIWSGAASYLCENAVGPDADWYFHLHPWDYQQGASYGLGWTELAEAYPDIEIEKIFLAYEEGGFGSASHESYLVLQSQANQGEGAWAAVMGDYMGVSFKSAALGGGDYRAMLQQAKAYDPDLFVWAGYDADALPMLQQAKEIGFAPKFFVGAPPGWPAHFGDSPLAEAVTLYGMWAPTINKVSPTAEHFWNAYIEKYNEEPATYFAPLGYTNIYFLAEGIKAAGTLDKAELIKALEEVEYASPIGEVLKMSPSNVIKHQGFTGQKILQWQGGEQQVIWPLNLKTAEPIYPFPSWEGR
- a CDS encoding acetyl-CoA C-acetyltransferase gives rise to the protein MKKVFIVGAKRTAIGTFGGTLKDVPAVDLGVTASKAAIEQSKVDPKKIQETIMGCILTANQGMGPGRQVSIGAGVPIESPGYSVNMLCGSGMKSTMIGAQDILTGEAELVLTGGMENMSIAPYMLDKARFGYRMGSGTIVDHMIRDGLTDVFNDYHMGVTAENLAEKYGISRFEQDEFALQSQKRAKEAIATGRFKDEIVPVVIRGRKGDVVFDTDEHPRDTSMEILGKLRPAFKKDGSVTAGNSSGINDGASATVLASEDAVKKYGLKPIAEIVAYAQAGVDPAYMGFGPVPAVEKALKKVSMNIKDMELIELNEAFASQSLSVLKGLMEIYGVSREWLLERTNVNGGAIALGHPIGASGNRIIVTLLYEMEKRNLEFGLASLCIGGGMGTAVVVKRV